A region of Sphingobium baderi DNA encodes the following proteins:
- a CDS encoding TetR family transcriptional regulator gives MTAATEEFAAFGIAGARVDRIARTARANKSQIYEYFGNKEMLFQAVLERQLSYVYQTVQFDPDDLPDYAGMLFDFAMDHPELMRLVLWNGLEQKREWPLEEALSLPTQVRRIRAAQDAGHVGTDYPADFLLTLIITLASAWTAANPFGISITPDAESRRPMLRKAILRAVQTLSCPPRLNSVKIGEMINGSQKAV, from the coding sequence ATGACCGCCGCAACCGAAGAGTTTGCCGCGTTCGGGATCGCCGGCGCGCGGGTCGACCGTATCGCGCGAACTGCGAGGGCAAATAAAAGTCAAATTTATGAGTATTTTGGTAACAAGGAGATGCTGTTCCAAGCAGTTCTCGAAAGGCAACTGAGCTACGTTTATCAGACTGTTCAGTTCGACCCAGACGACCTTCCCGACTACGCGGGTATGCTCTTCGACTTTGCTATGGATCATCCTGAACTGATGCGGCTCGTCCTGTGGAACGGCCTCGAGCAGAAGAGGGAATGGCCGTTAGAAGAGGCTCTGAGCCTCCCGACTCAGGTGCGGAGGATACGGGCCGCCCAGGATGCTGGACATGTTGGCACTGACTATCCAGCTGACTTCCTCCTCACGCTCATCATCACCTTAGCGTCTGCGTGGACGGCGGCTAATCCTTTCGGAATATCCATCACGCCTGACGCGGAGAGCAGGCGTCCTATGCTGAGGAAGGCAATACTGCGGGCGGTACAAACGCTCAGCTGTCCGCCCAGACTCAATTCGGTAAAGATCGGCGAGATGATAAATGGGTCGCAAAAGGCTGTTTGA